The genomic DNA GTGCCGCAGCGACAAGCATCTTGTCGGCAAGTGGATCCATGAATTTACCGAAGTTCGTGACCAGTTTATTTTTCCGGGCAATATACCCGTCGAGCCAATCGGTGATGGCGGCGACGGAAAAGATCATCGCGGCGACGAAGTGGGAAACCGGTAGTTCCGCTCCTAAGACATCCCACTGTCCCCAGTCTGGATTGATGGCTAAGACGGCAACGAACACGGGAATTAGTAACACGCGTAAGACCGTTAATTGATTGGGCAAGTTCATTCTCGTATCCCTCCTTTTCGGGTTATGTATGCCAGCAAAACGGCTGACATGAAGAAGACACGCCTTATGGCGTGGCTACTTTCTTCAAGTAAATATTTTGAACGAGGAGGGAGCGGTTAAGCTTAAGCTCCTGATTATTGACGAGAATCCGGTCGATTCCTTTGATGGAACCGATTCGAATCCGAATCACGTCCGTTTTGGCATTTTTGACGACGATTGGATTTGGATCTGACGCATTGATATGGTCAGGCGCGAGTGCTTGTCCTTCTAAAGAAGTATCCCGTACACCAACAAATGGTGACGGTGACGCATCTTTTTTAATCTGAATGGATACACTCATTGTACCATCTGCCGGTACTTCATAGGTGATGTCTTGACCGGCTGTCGTTTTGACTGCCAACGGTTTCTTCGTTTCTTTTTTAACAGGTTCTTCTTTTTTCGCCGGTTCTTCTTTCGGCTTTTCCGCTACCGGTGCATCGGCTTCCTCACTTGGTGCGTCACCTTCGTCAATCGTGACCTCACTTTGTTTCGGCGTCGCCGTTTTCGTTCCGTCACCGTCCTGGAACGCCTGGAATCCGTAATACAAGGCAACACCGATTGCAAAAATCAAAGCAATGATGATGATATTCGGAATCCAACGTTTGGCGACACTTTTCTTCGGTGCCGTTGACTTGGAATAAGTGGCCCGGCGAGACAGCTCAACGACAGGTTGTGCTTCCGGTTCCGGCAGGTCACGTTTGTAGGTTGCAAACACTTCGTCGACATCAAGACCAAGTGCTTCTGCATACGTCTTGATAAAGGCACGTGCATAAAAGGCACCCGGCAATTGTTTATAGTCGCCTTCTTCAATCGCAACAATGTAACGTTTTTGAATTTTTGTCGTACTTTGAATTTGTTCAAGAGAGATTCCTAACGTCTCCCGTTGTTCCTTTAAGTAGGTTCCGAGCTCAGTCATCGGTAACACACCTTCCATTTTCAATACTTATTCGAAATTGAACCAATCGTTCCCGCCATGGGCACGAGGTGGTTCGGTGACAATGATTTCTTCTGTCGAGTTGCGTAATTCAATGATGTAATCAAAATCATCCCACGTGTATTCGCTCGATTTAACAAAAGCATCTGGGTGTTCGACGATTTTTGTAGCCGGTAGCCGCATGACTTCACGTAAAATCTGCCAATGCCGCTCGTCGAAATGACGCTGTGAGACAAGCGCATCGATGATATAAACATAGTCGCCTGTCCGTTCATCGTCGAACAATGAAGTCCGGACGGTCTGTTTGATTAACGTCGATGAAAGAAATAACCATTTTTTATTGGCACTGACACTCGCCGCCACGATTGATTCGGTTTTCCCGACACGCGGCATACCACGAACACCAATCAACAGGTGTCCGTCCTGTTTGCAGAGTTCCGCCATGAAATCGACGAGAATCCCCAAATCTTCCCGGACAAAACGGAACGTCTTGATTTCGCCGCTACTGTGGTCGATGTAACGACCATGGCGAATCGCAATCCGGTCCCGGAGTTTCGGTTTACGAAGCTTAATCACATCGATGGTCGTCATCGTCTTTAAGATGGCTGCAAGTCGCGGGATTTGATCCGGTTGCTTGGTTTGAAGCAACATGCCCCGACGCTGGTGATCGACACCGTTAATCGTGACAATCGAAATATGTAGCATCCCCATGAGTGACGCGATGTCCCCTAATATCCCAGGACGATTGACGTTCAGTTCGTACTCCAGATACCACTGTTCGAATTCACTCACGCGCCCAGCCTCCTC from Exiguobacterium sibiricum 7-3 includes the following:
- a CDS encoding DUF3388 domain-containing protein; the protein is MSEFEQWYLEYELNVNRPGILGDIASLMGMLHISIVTINGVDHQRRGMLLQTKQPDQIPRLAAILKTMTTIDVIKLRKPKLRDRIAIRHGRYIDHSSGEIKTFRFVREDLGILVDFMAELCKQDGHLLIGVRGMPRVGKTESIVAASVSANKKWLFLSSTLIKQTVRTSLFDDERTGDYVYIIDALVSQRHFDERHWQILREVMRLPATKIVEHPDAFVKSSEYTWDDFDYIIELRNSTEEIIVTEPPRAHGGNDWFNFE
- a CDS encoding helix-turn-helix domain-containing protein; translation: MTELGTYLKEQRETLGISLEQIQSTTKIQKRYIVAIEEGDYKQLPGAFYARAFIKTYAEALGLDVDEVFATYKRDLPEPEAQPVVELSRRATYSKSTAPKKSVAKRWIPNIIIIALIFAIGVALYYGFQAFQDGDGTKTATPKQSEVTIDEGDAPSEEADAPVAEKPKEEPAKKEEPVKKETKKPLAVKTTAGQDITYEVPADGTMSVSIQIKKDASPSPFVGVRDTSLEGQALAPDHINASDPNPIVVKNAKTDVIRIRIGSIKGIDRILVNNQELKLNRSLLVQNIYLKKVATP